A window of the Williamsia phyllosphaerae genome harbors these coding sequences:
- a CDS encoding HIT family protein, protein MSDCVFCAIVTGSAPARIVYSDEHVVAFLDIRPVRPGHTQVIPREHIPDLAGVSSDVGARLFDGARTVGAALRASSIAADGVNVMINDGRAAFQTVFHTHVHVVPRHTGDRITLAKGLVVRRDPEADATADAIREVIAPT, encoded by the coding sequence ATGAGCGACTGTGTGTTCTGCGCGATCGTCACCGGCTCCGCGCCGGCCCGGATCGTCTACTCCGACGAGCACGTCGTCGCGTTCCTCGACATCCGGCCGGTACGTCCGGGGCACACCCAGGTGATCCCGCGGGAGCACATCCCGGATCTCGCCGGGGTGAGCAGCGATGTGGGCGCGCGCCTGTTCGACGGCGCGCGCACGGTGGGGGCAGCGCTGCGCGCGTCGAGCATCGCCGCCGACGGCGTGAACGTGATGATCAACGACGGCCGTGCCGCCTTTCAGACCGTGTTCCACACCCACGTCCACGTGGTCCCCCGGCACACCGGTGACCGCATCACGCTCGCCAAGGGACTCGTCGTCCGCCGGGATCCCGAGGCCGACGCGACGGCGGATGCGATCCGCGAGGTGATCGCACCGACCTGA
- a CDS encoding type I polyketide synthase has product MTVHQFRSGPGDSTAARRPDDTLIQRLRNGDPYAISFGGQGVPWLPALAELVVDAELDRSIAQIVDAAERLLAPVADELVAARPDGFHPLSWVHALGADEPVPTAQTLQSSAQSVPGILLTQLAAIAALRKQGLDTTELAPTAIVGHSQGVLAIDAVTGDAENSTGGDGALLALAHLIGAAGAVVGRRTGLVPTADGTPMLSVTNVDPARIADLVAEFRSALQGPDLENAPVVGIRNGRRSVVLSGSPRHLRAFEQFCDTVSAAETAARKDKVAGGAPFAPVFDPLGVGIAFHHEGLSRARDLVGEWAGRCGLDVSWAIARADAVLVAPVDWVAALDGVAEQGASWLLDLGPGDVATRLSVPVLRGRGVGCISASLRGGQRNLFAPGGIPEVGRPWTQYAPTLATLPSGRQVVETSFTRLTGRSPMLLAGMTPTTVDPAIVAAAANAGHWAELAGGGQVTEAIFADNVARLTELLEPGRQAQFNALFLDPYLWKLQLGGKRLVQKARAAGAPIDGVVVSAGLPELEDAVALVEELAEAGIAHVSFKPGTVEQIRSVVRIAAEVPGHAIIVHIEGGRAGGHHSWEDLDDLLLATYAELRARPNAVICVGGGIGSPERASDYLTGTWAHAHGYPTMPVDGILLGTVTMAVLEATTSPDVKQLLVDTPGCDAWIGAGHSSDGMASGRSQLGADIHEIDNAASRCGRLLDEVAGDGDAVADRRDEIVAALERTAKPYFGDVTTMTYRQWLTRYADLAVGADAGVEAQWADITWRERFAEMLQRTEARMNPADRGEIVTLFGETSSTDNAHAAIDALGGVYPEIDSDILHPADVAFFLGLCKTPGKPVNFVPVVDKDVRRWWRSDSLWQAHDARYSADEVCIIPGPVAVAGITRVDEPVGDLLDRFEAQVVTDLTARGVEPVEVTSRHRAGLVDGSGVLVDVIESDSILWAGRIVGNPIALLGDRDAWTLPHADRAEHEPTGSVLERDGDTVVLTVPIAASAVSIAMTVDASIVDGGSPKVTLDAASDAMRSILAVAAGGSTAQVLDGVATSSATWTADLAADHSAVTAYTLPERLSATIPAGTTGFAIPDTLVGLCWPSVFSVIGAAHTADGTPVVEGLLDLVHLDHAIAPAGLLPRTDTELSITATLGAVHDTDLGRVVEVDVTIDDVDGTRIATLAERFAIRGRLGDGALADPVRAGGAITDETDATRKLLRQATITAPTRMHGFALVSGDRNPIHTDSCAARLAGLGEPIVHGMWLSAAAQHVVTATDAKNPIPAPRPILGWTTRFMGMVRTGDEITVRADRVGLDHGCEVVEVTCKVGDDLVMTATARLAAPRTVYAFPGQGIQSTGMGLDARSRSKAAREIWDRADKHTRSALGFSILAVVRDNPTTLVARGTTYQHPDGVLFLTQFTQVAMAVLGVAQIAELKESGGFVENAITCGHSVGEYNALAACAGVLPLEAVLEVVFQRGEAMHHLVPRDELGRSNYRLAAIRPSQFDLADAEVTDFVTSVGMASGEFLEVVNLNLLGSQYAIAGTVLGLEHLEAEIDRRRALVGGKRAFILIPGIDVPFHSTVLRDGVPEFRHRLEELLPESFDPAILIGHYIPNLVPRMFSLEREFVAEIAALVPSDPLDAVLADWDTVAADPARLARIVLIELLAWQFASPVRWIETQELLFATPDLGGLGIERFVEIGVKSAPTLSGLATNTLKLDGYARSAVQVLNLERDSLVVLSQGADVEIDEPEDATATTETPAADPVPTAAAPAPTVAAAPAGGPRPDDLAFAPADAVRSVIALWTKMRTDQIGTADTIEALCDGVSSRRNQLLLDIGGELGLGAIDGAAEADMAALASTVNSLARGYKPFGAVLTDAINDQIRKVFGPVNKRPSYIGDRLSSVWQLGPGWVLHATVAVALGSREGVSVRGGDLGGLLTAPVSNADGLDALIDAAVSAVGAERGVAVSKPAAESASGGTVDVAALGELTEQFTGRTGALASAARVILTKLGLDDEIAGIAAAESDDTQAVVDRVSAELGADWFRTVAPAFDERRTVLVDDRWATAREDLARIWVEDEHDLHDRFDHVAPRFAGAGDTVAHHATWWQGKALAAGHPVHARTYEAIAHAAQDPARGIWESEVAVVTGASAGSIAAAVAGRLLAGGATVIATSSRLDDTRIAFFKKLYRENARAGASLWLASANMSSYTDVDDLVEWIGGEQTENLGGTTGVVKPALKPTLLFPFAAPRVAGDLTDAGSRAELEMKVLLWSVERLIAGLGSIAADHDLEARLHVVLPGSPNRGMFGGDGAYGESKAALDALVTRWGAEDSWNSTVTLAHALIGWVRGTGLMGHNDGMVAAVEAAGVRTWTTDEMADELLGLCSAQMRADARIRPVDADFTAGLDPATLDLKALAAVAAETAGADLDEPAAQATVAALPFPARPAVTTVPSWPTLDVAPEDLVVIVGTGELGPYGSARTRFEMEVDEKLSAAGVLELAWNTGLILWEETPKPGWYDAETGDPVAESDIADRYHDAVVERCGIRRYDDAGAMVDNSAPLLQSVFLDEDLSFSVNSEDEARAFAAADPEKTRIVANAETGEWQVTRRAGTEIRVPRRFELTRTVGGQIPTGFDPTRWGISADMAESVDRVGLWNLVATVDAFLSSGFEPSELMRWVHPGLVANTQGTGMGGMESMRSLYIDTLLGESKANDILQEALPNVIAAHVVQSYIGSYGAMIHPVAACATAAVSVEEGVDKIKLGKALFAVAGGFDDLGIEGIVGFGDMSATADSAKMSARGIDPRRFSRANDRRRGGFVESQGGGTVLLARGDVAAEMGLPVLGVVAWAQSFGDGVHTSIPAPGIGALGAARGRQDSGLARSLSALGVSADDVALVSKHDTSTKANDPNEADLHERLAGALGRNDGAPLFVVSQKSLTGHSKGGAAAFQLIGLCQMLRDGVIPPNRSLDCVDEVMAEHEHLVWVTEPLRLGSRFPLKAGLLTSLGFGHVSGLIAVVHPEAFVQALDPAARDTYRKAAADRARLGNQRMLEAMCGGAPLYQRPPNRRLGDTNTDTEREAALLLDPSARLDRAGSYPAVSADASVPTA; this is encoded by the coding sequence GTGACCGTCCATCAGTTCCGCAGTGGCCCCGGCGATTCCACGGCGGCCCGCCGCCCCGACGACACCTTGATCCAGCGTCTGCGCAACGGTGACCCGTACGCGATCAGCTTCGGTGGTCAGGGCGTCCCGTGGTTGCCGGCGCTGGCCGAACTGGTGGTCGACGCAGAACTCGACCGGAGCATCGCGCAGATCGTCGACGCCGCCGAGCGCCTGCTCGCGCCCGTCGCCGACGAACTCGTCGCAGCCCGTCCCGACGGCTTCCATCCGTTGTCCTGGGTGCACGCCCTCGGCGCCGACGAGCCCGTGCCCACCGCACAGACCCTCCAGAGCTCCGCCCAGTCGGTACCCGGCATCCTGCTGACCCAACTCGCCGCGATCGCCGCACTGCGTAAGCAGGGACTCGACACGACCGAACTCGCGCCGACCGCCATCGTCGGACACTCGCAGGGCGTCCTCGCCATCGACGCGGTCACCGGCGACGCGGAGAACTCCACGGGCGGCGACGGGGCGCTGCTCGCGCTCGCGCACCTCATCGGGGCGGCCGGTGCCGTCGTGGGTCGACGCACCGGACTCGTCCCCACCGCCGACGGCACGCCGATGCTGTCGGTCACCAACGTCGACCCCGCGCGTATCGCCGACCTCGTCGCCGAGTTCCGCTCCGCCCTGCAGGGCCCCGACCTGGAGAACGCGCCGGTCGTCGGGATCCGCAACGGGCGGCGGTCGGTCGTCCTGTCCGGATCGCCACGTCACCTGCGGGCGTTCGAACAATTCTGCGACACCGTCTCCGCGGCGGAGACCGCCGCCCGCAAGGACAAGGTCGCAGGCGGCGCCCCGTTCGCGCCGGTCTTCGATCCGCTGGGTGTCGGCATCGCCTTCCATCACGAGGGGCTGAGCAGGGCCCGCGACCTGGTGGGCGAGTGGGCCGGTCGCTGTGGCCTCGACGTCTCCTGGGCCATCGCACGGGCCGACGCCGTTCTCGTCGCCCCGGTCGACTGGGTGGCCGCGCTCGACGGGGTTGCCGAGCAGGGCGCCTCGTGGCTGCTCGACCTCGGTCCCGGTGACGTCGCGACGCGACTGTCGGTACCGGTGCTGCGTGGTCGCGGCGTCGGATGCATCTCGGCCAGCCTGCGCGGCGGCCAGCGGAACCTGTTCGCCCCCGGTGGCATCCCCGAGGTCGGTCGCCCCTGGACCCAGTACGCCCCGACCCTGGCCACACTTCCCAGCGGACGACAGGTCGTCGAGACCTCCTTCACCCGGCTGACCGGCCGCTCACCGATGCTGCTGGCCGGCATGACGCCGACCACGGTCGACCCGGCCATCGTCGCCGCGGCCGCCAACGCCGGCCACTGGGCCGAGCTCGCCGGCGGCGGACAGGTCACCGAGGCGATCTTCGCCGACAACGTCGCGCGACTGACCGAGCTGCTCGAGCCGGGCCGTCAGGCGCAGTTCAACGCCCTGTTCCTCGACCCCTACCTGTGGAAGCTGCAGCTGGGCGGAAAGCGTCTCGTGCAGAAGGCCCGCGCCGCCGGCGCCCCGATCGACGGCGTCGTCGTCTCGGCCGGACTGCCCGAACTCGAGGACGCGGTCGCGCTGGTCGAGGAACTGGCCGAGGCCGGGATCGCCCACGTCTCGTTCAAGCCGGGCACGGTCGAGCAGATCCGCTCCGTCGTCCGCATCGCCGCCGAGGTACCCGGTCACGCGATCATCGTGCACATCGAGGGTGGTCGCGCGGGTGGGCATCACTCGTGGGAGGACCTCGACGACCTGCTCCTCGCGACCTACGCCGAGCTGCGCGCACGGCCCAACGCGGTCATCTGTGTCGGTGGCGGCATCGGCAGCCCCGAGCGCGCCAGCGACTACCTCACCGGGACCTGGGCGCACGCACACGGTTACCCGACGATGCCGGTCGACGGGATCCTGCTGGGAACCGTCACCATGGCCGTGCTGGAGGCGACCACGTCGCCGGACGTCAAGCAGCTGCTCGTCGACACCCCCGGGTGTGACGCCTGGATCGGAGCGGGGCATTCCAGTGACGGAATGGCCTCGGGCCGTAGCCAACTCGGCGCCGACATCCACGAGATCGACAACGCCGCCTCCCGGTGTGGCCGTCTGCTCGACGAGGTCGCCGGCGACGGCGACGCCGTGGCCGACCGCCGCGACGAGATCGTCGCCGCACTCGAGCGCACCGCCAAGCCGTACTTCGGCGACGTCACCACCATGACCTACCGCCAGTGGCTCACGCGATACGCCGACCTCGCCGTGGGCGCGGACGCCGGCGTCGAGGCGCAGTGGGCCGACATCACCTGGCGCGAGCGGTTCGCGGAGATGTTGCAGCGCACCGAGGCCCGGATGAACCCCGCCGACCGTGGCGAGATCGTCACCCTGTTCGGCGAGACGTCGTCCACCGACAACGCACACGCCGCGATCGACGCCCTCGGTGGCGTCTACCCCGAGATCGACTCCGACATCCTGCATCCCGCCGACGTCGCGTTCTTCCTGGGCCTGTGCAAGACCCCCGGCAAGCCGGTGAACTTCGTTCCCGTCGTCGACAAGGACGTGCGTCGGTGGTGGCGCAGCGATTCGCTGTGGCAGGCCCACGATGCGCGCTACAGCGCCGATGAGGTCTGCATCATCCCGGGACCCGTCGCCGTCGCAGGCATCACGCGCGTCGACGAGCCGGTCGGTGATCTGCTCGACCGCTTCGAGGCGCAGGTGGTCACCGACCTGACCGCCCGTGGTGTCGAACCCGTCGAGGTCACCAGCCGCCATCGCGCCGGTCTCGTCGACGGCTCCGGTGTGCTCGTCGACGTCATCGAGTCCGACTCGATCCTGTGGGCCGGTCGCATCGTGGGCAACCCGATCGCGCTTCTCGGCGACCGTGACGCCTGGACCCTGCCGCACGCCGATCGTGCCGAGCACGAGCCGACCGGGTCGGTCCTCGAACGCGACGGCGACACCGTCGTGTTGACCGTCCCCATCGCGGCGTCGGCGGTCTCGATCGCCATGACCGTCGACGCGAGCATCGTCGACGGAGGGTCGCCGAAGGTGACCCTGGACGCCGCGTCGGATGCGATGCGGTCGATCCTCGCCGTCGCCGCGGGCGGATCGACTGCGCAGGTGCTCGACGGTGTCGCCACCAGTTCCGCGACGTGGACCGCCGACCTCGCGGCCGATCACTCCGCGGTCACCGCCTACACGCTCCCGGAACGTCTGAGCGCGACCATCCCGGCCGGGACGACCGGCTTCGCCATTCCCGACACCCTCGTCGGGCTGTGCTGGCCGAGCGTGTTCAGCGTCATCGGCGCCGCGCACACCGCCGACGGCACCCCGGTGGTCGAGGGGTTGCTCGACCTGGTCCACCTCGACCACGCCATCGCGCCGGCCGGTCTGCTCCCACGGACCGACACCGAGTTGTCGATCACCGCGACCCTGGGGGCCGTCCACGACACCGACCTCGGTCGCGTCGTGGAGGTCGACGTGACGATCGACGACGTCGACGGCACCCGCATCGCCACCCTCGCCGAGCGTTTCGCGATCCGCGGCCGCCTCGGAGACGGCGCGCTGGCCGATCCGGTGCGCGCCGGTGGCGCCATCACCGACGAGACCGACGCCACCCGCAAGCTGCTCCGCCAGGCCACCATCACCGCCCCGACCCGGATGCACGGGTTCGCGCTCGTGTCCGGTGACCGCAACCCGATCCACACCGACTCCTGCGCCGCCCGCCTCGCGGGCCTCGGGGAGCCGATCGTGCACGGCATGTGGCTCTCGGCGGCCGCCCAGCACGTGGTGACCGCGACCGACGCCAAGAACCCGATCCCGGCGCCCCGCCCGATCCTGGGCTGGACCACCCGCTTCATGGGCATGGTCCGCACCGGCGACGAGATCACCGTGCGCGCCGACCGGGTCGGACTCGACCACGGCTGCGAGGTCGTCGAGGTGACCTGCAAGGTCGGCGACGACCTGGTCATGACCGCGACCGCTCGCCTGGCCGCGCCCCGCACCGTCTACGCCTTCCCCGGCCAGGGCATCCAGAGCACCGGGATGGGCCTCGACGCCCGGTCGCGTTCCAAGGCCGCCCGCGAGATCTGGGACCGCGCGGACAAGCACACCCGCTCCGCGCTCGGCTTCTCCATCCTGGCCGTGGTCCGGGACAACCCCACGACCCTGGTCGCCCGCGGCACCACCTACCAGCACCCCGACGGCGTGCTGTTCCTCACCCAGTTCACCCAGGTCGCCATGGCCGTCCTCGGGGTGGCGCAGATCGCCGAGCTCAAGGAGTCCGGCGGCTTCGTCGAGAACGCCATCACCTGCGGTCACTCGGTCGGCGAGTACAACGCCCTCGCCGCCTGCGCCGGGGTGTTGCCGCTCGAGGCCGTCCTCGAGGTCGTGTTCCAGCGCGGCGAGGCCATGCACCACCTCGTACCGCGAGATGAGCTGGGTCGCAGCAACTATCGACTCGCCGCCATCCGGCCCAGCCAGTTCGATCTGGCCGACGCCGAGGTCACCGACTTCGTCACCTCCGTCGGCATGGCGTCGGGGGAGTTCCTCGAGGTCGTCAACCTCAACCTGTTGGGGTCGCAGTACGCCATCGCGGGCACCGTCCTCGGACTCGAACACCTCGAGGCCGAGATCGACCGGCGTCGCGCCCTCGTCGGCGGCAAGCGCGCCTTCATCCTGATCCCCGGGATCGACGTCCCGTTCCACTCGACCGTCCTGCGCGACGGCGTCCCGGAGTTCCGGCACCGTCTCGAGGAGCTCCTGCCCGAGTCGTTCGACCCGGCGATCCTCATCGGCCACTACATCCCCAACCTCGTCCCGAGGATGTTCAGCCTCGAGCGCGAGTTCGTCGCCGAGATCGCCGCGCTCGTGCCGTCGGATCCGCTCGACGCCGTGCTCGCCGACTGGGACACCGTCGCCGCCGACCCGGCCCGCCTGGCGCGCATCGTCCTCATCGAGCTCCTCGCATGGCAGTTCGCCAGCCCGGTCCGCTGGATCGAGACGCAGGAACTCCTCTTCGCGACACCGGATCTCGGTGGTCTCGGCATCGAGCGGTTCGTCGAGATCGGCGTGAAGTCGGCGCCGACGCTGTCCGGTCTCGCGACCAACACCCTGAAGCTGGACGGCTACGCCCGCTCGGCGGTGCAGGTGCTCAACCTCGAACGCGACAGCCTGGTCGTCCTCTCGCAGGGCGCCGATGTCGAGATCGACGAGCCCGAGGACGCCACCGCCACGACCGAGACGCCGGCCGCGGACCCCGTGCCCACCGCCGCGGCACCGGCACCGACCGTCGCCGCCGCACCCGCGGGTGGTCCGCGACCCGACGATCTCGCCTTCGCGCCCGCCGACGCAGTGCGTTCGGTGATCGCCCTGTGGACCAAGATGCGCACCGACCAGATCGGTACCGCCGACACCATCGAGGCGCTGTGCGACGGTGTCTCCTCACGTCGTAACCAGTTGCTGCTCGACATCGGCGGCGAGCTCGGACTGGGCGCCATCGACGGCGCCGCCGAGGCCGACATGGCGGCGCTGGCGTCGACGGTCAACAGCCTCGCCCGCGGTTACAAGCCGTTCGGCGCGGTGCTGACCGACGCGATCAACGATCAGATCCGCAAGGTGTTCGGCCCGGTCAACAAGCGGCCGTCCTACATCGGTGACCGACTGTCGTCGGTTTGGCAGCTCGGCCCCGGCTGGGTCCTGCACGCCACCGTCGCCGTCGCCCTGGGCAGCCGTGAGGGTGTCAGCGTGCGCGGGGGAGACCTCGGCGGACTGCTGACCGCCCCGGTGAGCAACGCCGACGGGCTCGACGCACTCATCGACGCCGCGGTCTCCGCGGTCGGTGCCGAGCGAGGCGTCGCGGTGTCGAAGCCGGCGGCCGAGAGTGCCTCCGGTGGAACCGTCGACGTGGCCGCACTCGGTGAGCTGACCGAACAGTTCACCGGCCGGACCGGTGCGCTCGCCAGCGCCGCCCGCGTCATCCTGACCAAGCTGGGACTTGACGACGAGATCGCCGGCATCGCCGCGGCGGAGTCCGACGACACCCAGGCCGTGGTGGACCGCGTCAGCGCCGAACTCGGCGCCGACTGGTTCCGCACCGTGGCCCCGGCGTTCGACGAGCGTCGCACGGTCCTCGTCGACGACCGGTGGGCCACCGCCCGTGAGGATCTCGCGCGGATCTGGGTGGAGGACGAGCACGACCTGCACGATCGTTTCGACCACGTGGCACCCCGCTTCGCGGGGGCGGGCGACACCGTCGCCCATCACGCGACCTGGTGGCAGGGCAAGGCGCTGGCCGCCGGCCACCCGGTGCACGCGCGGACCTACGAGGCCATCGCCCATGCGGCGCAGGATCCGGCCCGCGGGATCTGGGAGTCCGAGGTCGCCGTGGTCACCGGTGCGAGTGCCGGCTCCATCGCGGCTGCGGTCGCCGGACGTCTGCTCGCCGGCGGTGCCACGGTCATCGCGACCAGTTCGCGACTCGACGACACCCGGATCGCGTTCTTCAAGAAGCTCTACCGAGAGAACGCCCGTGCCGGTGCGTCGCTCTGGCTCGCCTCGGCGAACATGAGCTCGTACACCGATGTCGACGACCTCGTCGAGTGGATCGGCGGCGAGCAGACCGAGAATCTCGGTGGCACCACCGGCGTCGTGAAGCCGGCCCTCAAGCCCACTCTGCTGTTCCCGTTCGCCGCTCCGCGGGTCGCCGGTGACCTCACCGACGCGGGCAGTCGCGCCGAGCTGGAGATGAAGGTCCTGCTGTGGTCGGTCGAACGACTGATCGCGGGTCTCGGATCCATCGCGGCCGACCACGATCTGGAGGCACGACTGCACGTGGTCCTGCCCGGGTCGCCCAACCGCGGGATGTTCGGCGGTGACGGTGCCTACGGCGAGAGCAAGGCCGCCCTCGACGCACTCGTCACCCGATGGGGTGCCGAGGACTCGTGGAACAGCACGGTCACCCTCGCCCACGCGTTGATCGGATGGGTTCGCGGAACCGGACTCATGGGCCACAACGACGGCATGGTCGCCGCCGTGGAGGCCGCGGGCGTGCGTACCTGGACCACCGACGAGATGGCCGACGAATTGCTGGGGCTGTGCTCGGCGCAGATGCGCGCCGATGCCCGCATCCGGCCCGTCGACGCCGACTTCACGGCGGGACTCGACCCGGCGACCCTGGATCTCAAGGCGCTCGCCGCGGTCGCGGCCGAGACCGCAGGCGCCGACCTCGACGAGCCGGCCGCGCAGGCAACCGTTGCGGCGCTGCCGTTCCCGGCGCGCCCGGCGGTGACGACCGTGCCGTCCTGGCCGACTCTCGACGTCGCGCCGGAGGACCTCGTGGTCATCGTCGGCACCGGCGAACTGGGACCGTACGGCAGTGCACGTACCCGCTTCGAGATGGAGGTCGACGAGAAGCTCTCGGCGGCGGGCGTTCTCGAGCTCGCGTGGAACACCGGACTGATCCTGTGGGAAGAGACCCCGAAGCCGGGCTGGTACGACGCGGAGACCGGTGACCCGGTCGCCGAGAGCGACATCGCCGATCGGTACCACGACGCGGTGGTCGAACGCTGCGGCATCCGTCGCTACGACGACGCCGGCGCCATGGTCGACAACTCGGCACCGCTGCTGCAGTCGGTGTTCCTCGACGAGGACCTGTCGTTCTCGGTGAACTCCGAGGACGAGGCCCGTGCCTTCGCGGCCGCAGATCCGGAGAAGACGCGCATCGTCGCCAACGCCGAGACCGGGGAGTGGCAGGTGACCCGTCGTGCGGGCACCGAGATCCGCGTACCGCGTCGCTTCGAGCTCACCCGCACGGTCGGTGGGCAGATCCCGACCGGATTCGATCCCACCCGCTGGGGGATCTCGGCCGACATGGCCGAGTCCGTCGACCGGGTCGGACTGTGGAACCTCGTCGCCACGGTGGACGCGTTCCTGTCCTCGGGCTTCGAGCCGTCGGAACTCATGCGCTGGGTGCATCCCGGCCTGGTGGCCAACACCCAGGGCACCGGCATGGGCGGCATGGAATCGATGCGCTCGCTCTACATCGACACCCTCCTCGGCGAGTCCAAGGCGAACGACATTTTGCAGGAAGCGCTCCCGAACGTGATCGCCGCGCACGTGGTGCAGTCCTACATCGGCAGCTACGGCGCGATGATCCATCCGGTCGCGGCCTGCGCCACCGCCGCGGTGTCGGTGGAGGAGGGCGTCGACAAGATCAAGCTCGGCAAGGCGCTGTTCGCCGTGGCCGGCGGTTTCGACGACCTCGGCATCGAGGGGATCGTGGGCTTCGGCGACATGTCGGCCACCGCCGACTCGGCGAAGATGTCCGCCCGCGGAATCGATCCGCGCCGGTTCTCCCGGGCCAACGATCGCCGTCGTGGCGGGTTCGTCGAGTCGCAGGGCGGCGGCACCGTGCTGCTGGCCCGTGGTGACGTGGCCGCCGAGATGGGGCTGCCGGTCCTCGGTGTCGTCGCCTGGGCGCAGAGCTTCGGCGACGGCGTCCACACGTCGATCCCCGCCCCGGGTATCGGTGCGCTGGGTGCGGCACGCGGCAGGCAGGACTCGGGTCTGGCCCGGTCGCTGTCGGCCCTGGGCGTCAGTGCCGACGACGTCGCGCTGGTCTCCAAGCACGACACCTCGACCAAGGCCAACGATCCCAACGAGGCGGACCTGCACGAGCGTCTCGCCGGCGCGCTGGGTCGCAACGACGGAGCACCGCTGTTCGTCGTCTCCCAGAAGTCGCTGACCGGGCACTCCAAGGGCGGTGCGGCCGCGTTCCAGCTCATCGGCCTGTGCCAGATGCTCCGCGACGGGGTCATCCCACCCAACCGCAGCCTGGACTGTGTCGACGAGGTGATGGCCGAACACGAGCACCTGGTGTGGGTCACCGAGCCGCTGCGACTGGGTTCGCGGTTCCCGCTCAAGGCGGGTCTGCTGACCAGTCTCGGGTTCGGCCACGTGTCGGGTCTGATCGCGGTCGTGCACCCGGAAGCCTTTGTGCAGGCTCTCGATCCGGCTGCGCGCGACACCTACCGGAAGGCCGCGGCGGATCGAGCTCGTCTGGGCAACCAGCGGATGCTCGAGGCGATGTGTGGGGGAGCGCCGCTCTACCAGCGCCCGCCGAACCGTCGTCTCGGCGACACCAACACCGACACCGAGCGTGAGGCCGCGCTGCTGCTCGATCCGTCGGCACGTCTCGACCGCGCGGGCAGCTACCCCGCGGTGTCGGCCGACGCCTCGGTCCCGACCGCGTGA
- the acpS gene encoding holo-ACP synthase AcpS — MSVIGVGIDVVSIPEFADQLKVPGTSFAQRFTVGERRDAASGTAEDARHLAGRWAAKEAVIKAWSVSRFARSPALPLIRHSDIEVVTDTWGRPAIRLAGEIGEHLRDATVHISLTHDGAIAAAVAILEDAPAAS; from the coding sequence GTGAGCGTGATCGGTGTGGGCATCGACGTGGTGTCGATCCCGGAGTTCGCCGATCAGCTCAAGGTGCCCGGAACGTCGTTCGCGCAACGGTTCACCGTGGGCGAGCGGCGGGACGCGGCGTCGGGGACGGCCGAGGACGCACGGCATCTCGCGGGGCGGTGGGCCGCGAAAGAGGCCGTCATCAAGGCGTGGTCGGTGAGCCGGTTCGCCCGCTCGCCTGCCCTGCCACTGATCCGCCACAGCGACATCGAGGTCGTCACCGACACCTGGGGGCGGCCGGCGATCCGGTTGGCCGGCGAGATCGGTGAGCACCTGCGTGACGCCACCGTGCACATCTCGCTGACGCACGACGGGGCCATCGCCGCGGCGGTGGCGATCCTCGAGGACGCACCGGCGGCGAGCTGA
- a CDS encoding TetR/AcrR family transcriptional regulator: MATTSDTQRGANARRLSSPEPLVPRKRPTQERSRRKFDAMLTEARELLIEVGFESLTCEEIAARADVPIGTLYQYFANKYVIVCELDRQDAAGVQNAVAAFGAEIPSLDWPRLLEKFIDHLARLWQDDPSRRAVWLAVQSTPATRATATVHERALAEQVARIIAPLTPSQRPRRAMMSEVLVHTVYSLLSFSVQEGQNHPETVAELKRMMGGYLMLEDTDHLGSH, from the coding sequence ATGGCAACCACGAGCGACACCCAGCGCGGCGCGAACGCGCGGCGTCTGTCGTCGCCCGAACCGCTGGTGCCGCGGAAACGGCCCACCCAGGAACGCAGCAGGCGCAAGTTCGACGCCATGCTCACCGAGGCGCGGGAACTGCTCATCGAGGTCGGCTTCGAGTCACTGACGTGTGAGGAGATCGCCGCCCGTGCCGACGTCCCCATCGGCACGCTTTATCAGTACTTCGCGAACAAGTACGTCATCGTCTGCGAACTCGATCGACAGGACGCTGCGGGCGTGCAGAACGCCGTCGCCGCGTTCGGCGCCGAGATCCCGTCGCTGGACTGGCCACGACTGCTCGAGAAGTTCATCGATCACCTCGCGCGGCTATGGCAGGACGACCCGTCGCGACGCGCGGTGTGGCTCGCCGTCCAGTCGACGCCGGCCACCCGGGCGACCGCGACGGTGCACGAGCGCGCACTCGCCGAGCAGGTCGCGCGGATCATCGCCCCACTCACCCCGAGTCAGCGTCCACGACGGGCGATGATGTCGGAGGTGTTGGTGCACACCGTCTATTCGTTGCTTAGCTTCTCGGTCCAGGAGGGGCAGAACCACCCCGAGACCGTCGCCGAACTCAAGCGGATGATGGGCGGCTACCTCATGCTCGAGGACACCGACCACCTCGGCTCACACTGA